Within the Miscanthus floridulus cultivar M001 chromosome 2, ASM1932011v1, whole genome shotgun sequence genome, the region CAGTCCTAGCAGCAACACGTGGGGTATCTTCTAGTATAGCTTACGGGGGAACCGGTTACAGaaaaagggagaaggaagaagaaaagaagtggTGGCGTTTGTCTTCCTCCGGTGATGCATTCGTCCTTTGTCCTTATCCATTCGAGATGGTAGGGGGCCATCATCTCTATTCTTAGGGCGAAGTCACATAGGTCATGGGCTCCAATCCTGCGCATGTGTCGTTGGATCATAGCATTTTATTAGCACCACAGGGCCAGGGAAGCCCCGACCCTATCCACTGTGTTGTATTTTCAAGACCTATAGCCATCATCTTGTCCTCCCTGTGCAGGTGTGAGCGGGCATGTGCAGCGCTGGTGATATGTTGGCTTGGTACGAACCTTCGGGGAGAAGTCAAGCCGCATCTGAGCCCACCAAAGGAGCTTGGATGCACCCTCTCGAGACTAATGTCCCAACACAATCACTCCTTCAACTCTCCAAGGGGAAGGCAATCTGGGTCCGAGGGGAGCTCGGACGCCCTCTTGTTGGACTGTTATGGGCCTTGGTATTTCTCCTTGGCCCCTCGAGAAGGCAGTGGCTTACATCCGAGCCCCCTGTGGGGACTTGGATACCTCTTTGTGGGGCCGCTTAGGGGGCCAAAGCCAAGGTCGGACCTGTAAAGTGGGCCCAATGGCCACGCAGAGTCTTTCTTAGCCATACCGCGGGGCTCAGCGGCTACACCCCACATAGGGTGGACTTTCGCTAGACTACGAGAAACGTACGGGTCGTCGTACACTTTTGGATTGGGATACCCCTTGTTCAGGTATTGGTCACTACTAATTTTCACAACCATAGGTTTCGATGATTGCTAATATATTTAGTGTGAGACTGCCAAGTGGCGCATTGGGAATGGCTATGCTTCTGCAACATGGCTTCTCGCAGGCTCCTACCATGATTCATTTTGCAGAAATGCAGAGCCTATATTCAGACTTTGCCACTTGTCAGACCAAAAGTGACAAAGTGCAGATACAATATATCTAGCATAATAATCTTATTATACACCAATTGCCCGTATTAAACCAAACCTGGGATCTCCCAAGACAGCTAGACCGCTGGCATTTGTGAGCAAGATCGCCTTTCTGAGGGGTTTTGCATAGGTTCCGCGTATGTCAGGTCAACACCTGGCATTGAAAATGTGGCGGACGTTGAACAAAGCAAACATTATGGAACCTTTATTATAACCAATTCCAGATTAGCGGAAAGCGAGCGGTTTTACACAGGTTAGTCCTATGGTGCATCATGCACATGTCCGAGcccatcacctgggccaccatgTTCTTGAACCATGAATCTGGCAAGGAAATGCTTTCTCTATGTTTGTTTAAGACGATGAATAATTCTAAACATAAAGGCTGTGTCCCACAGGTATAGTATATATATGAGTGAAAAGGCGCACAACCAATGTGGAGCCACAACTGAAAAGGAGACCTTAATCTGAAAAGATAAGAAACTCGTGAGCTAACAAGACAACCATGGCGTTATTTCTGTTATGACGAAGCAGCCAAAATGCCATATAGTCAGCTTCTCATATCATGGATGAACAAGGCTATAAATAAATGAAATCAAAGATATAACTAGCGAATTAGGAGAActgaagatatgaaagcttttgaGAATTTCCTTCCCCCAGTGTCAGTAGCATATGGTTCGACACTTGACTCTTAACCAACTACAGGAACACGTGATTGTTATTACGCGGCTGAAAACATTTCTTTTCTATTTACGCTACTCTTCTGTTCCATTAGTCAGCATCAGATTCATCAAATCCACATCTTCATCAGAGTAGCAGATATGTGCCATTAGTCTTGTCAATTGTCATGTAAACTTGCCATGTGCACATTTTCTAGACCGATCGAGATTCCTTACAACGCTCTCCATAAAACACGTGACTCCAATATGCGTGCAAGGGAGAAAGAGAGACATCAGACATATACCGGAACCTACAATGCATACAGGTTTGTAGTTTGGTTGGAAGTTTGAACCAACCACGTGTTTATTTTActtccctctccactctccatgAACCTATTCCTTACAAAACTAACTATACATGTAAGCATGTCATCAAGAGTCTATGGTAAGCAATAGAAAGTGCGGTGGGAAAGGAAAGCATCGCTACCTCCTCCTCATTAGCTGGGCTGAAAGGTCCAAGTGTTGTGCTCGTGCCCATTCCTCTAGTCAATCTGATGAGGCGATGGTGAGTATGCAGCATAAAGTGCTGATTCGGTTACACCACATTGTTTGTTCCCTGGAATAAAGTTACTTTTTTTTAGGCAGCTTCACCTTATAAAAGCCCATGTATGGCTCGGACTCTGAGCACTAGTAGGCATCAATTTCTCAGAGCCAGGCATTGAGACCCCCCAGAATCCAATTCCAAGCAGGATCGCAGATAGAGCGGCTATAAACAATGGAGAGTTTGCCCAGGAGCATGTCATTGAAATTCCTTTGGCCTCGTATGCATATGCCAATGAGGAAGGAAAACTTTCCTATTCTGCCTTGATTCACAAGAAGAGTAAGAATCTCACCACCCGCTTCTTCAGTTCTCCCTTTGCAACAACTTTGTAAATCAAGACTGATTTGGCGCCCTTCCCATGCATGATACAGACACGAAGACTTCCTTCATTTACCAGATGAACAAGCTGAACCTGAAAACAGATAGCTACATGCAAGGGTTCAAACAACACTGTAAGAATTCAACCATTGTCTTCTTTTTCTGCAGATAAAAGTTGTGTTATGTTCATTAGTAAAAACTCTCATCactgcttttttttttctttgcagtAACTCTGGGACCAAAAATTTCTGAAACTATCAAAGGGAAACTGAGCTTCGGTGCAAAGGTTCTACAAGCTGGCAGCATTGAGAAAATCTTCAGGCAATACTTTGTAGTGGAGAAAGATGAGAGATTATTGAAGGCTTTCCAGTGTTATCTTTCAACCACAGCTGGTCCAATAGCCGGAATGCTTTTTATCTCAAATGAGAAGATTGCTTTCCATAGTGATAGGCCTCTGAGTTTAGCATGTCCCAAAGGGGAAAGGACCAGGGGTGCCCTACAAGGTAATTGAAACAAAATCTTAAATCTCCAACATAGTATAGTACCTCAACTGTTTGAGATAGAAAATGCGGTTCAAAGATATTTGGATTTACACAAGAAGTCAAAGCTAATGAATTTTGTACCTTCTGCAGGTGTTGATCCCCGCAAAAAGAATAAAGACTGCTTCCGTGAGAGAAAATTTGTTCAATCCTGATGAAAAGTATATTGATTTAGTTACTGTTGATGGATTTGATTTTTGGTTTATGAGTTTTATTAGCTATGAGAAATCATTCAGACATCTTCAGCATGTAATTTCAAGGTTTAGATGATATGCGTAGTTCAGTAGTCTCAAACATACTGCATACCATGTTGATGTGGTATATGTATATGTACATACATTACACAGATAAAATTGATCACACACATTGAACCGAAAGCATTTTTTTCCCCACAATGTTCTTTTTTTCTCGGACGCGTgggagagctgtgtatcattatattaatattaagaagaaaaaagaataaaTGAGACTCATACAAGCCCCAAAGGGCCAGGTTTGCAAGCATCGCTCCTGAAGAAGACTAGATGCGACCAACAAACCACCCGCACATCCCACCATGTTCTTGAAGGATACAACATTATCTAATACATTTTTATAGAGATCACCAGGAGAGACTGTACTGAACATATTGTTCATATAAATAATTTGGTTGTTTATGTAAAAAAAGTTCGCAAGACCAAACTAGCTACAGAATCAAATGCTTTCACCAATCACAGCGATTGTTCAAGGGGGCAAAATAATTGTAACCCTTTCACTTGCAGGATAGAATTTCAAGCAACCACAGCGGACTCCTATTCGATACCATCATCCATTGTAGACAAATGATTATTAATCATTGCTCATTGCATTGCAAATTCATTTGACATGTGGATGAATAGAACGTAAAGACTAAGACAATCGATCACATTCTGATTTCCGGTGTTTTCACTCAGCAAATTTGGTCTCTAATCCTGCTGAATTTAGACCTGGCTGCTGTAACACCTTGAGCAACAACACGACGCTTCTCTACCTGGTGGGGACACCATCAAGAGTACCCTCAAGACTTGTGCAAGGGTCTTAACTCTCTAATTATGATATCCTTGAAGTCCAGATTAGCAGAATGCAAGTAGTTTTACACATCTGATTAGTCTCATTCCACATCTTGGCCACTGTATTTCTGAACCATGGATCTGGCAGGAAGCCAGGGAAATATTTTTCTAAGACCCTAAACGATTCTAAAACACAAGGCTGTGGCCCACAGGTAAAAGTGAAAAGGCACACAAACAATGTGGAGCCACAACTGAAAAGAAGACCTTAAGCTGAAAGGCACAGAACAATATTATTCTTTTGATCACTTTAATCAGCAGTGTGGTATTAAGGTATGAGGTAAAGTAAATTACTGAAAAGAACTTTTAGATGAAAGGAACTAATGGCGCTAATGAACAAAGCATGGCATTAGGGCCGCTATGGAGCAGCCAAAATGCCATAGATCCTGTTATGTAAACCTGAAATGTGCACATTTTTCTGGATTGATCAAGACTCAAGATCCCTAACAATATTCTACACAAAAAGAGTGATTCAATATGTGCAAGGAAGAGATGTACAAGAACGAAATATGTATTGATAGTTTGGTTTTGACACCTTTCTCCATGAACCCATTTCCTAAAACTGAAAAAGAATCAGTTATGCACCACGTGTCATAAACTATTAGAATTCAACAACATAAGTAGCAAAGCCTACGTGCACGCCCGTCAGCACCTTATGAAGTGAAGCTATTAGCATGTCATCAACATTTGTGGTAAGCAATACAAAATGTAATGGGAATCAGTACCTCCTCATAATTTGGGTTGAAAGCTCCAAGTATTCTGCCCGTGCTCATTCCTTTAGTCAAGAAAGCATGCCTTGCTTTAATTCCTGATGAGGCGATGGTGAGTATGCAGCCCAAAGTGCTGATTAAGTTACACCACATTGTTCCCTTGAATAAAACTACCTTTAGTTCTGGACTTCACCGCATATCAATGTACATTGAACAGAGAGAATTGatcaatcctattgaatggaaaTCATTTTTTCAGTGAAGTTCATGAATCATATAAATAAATAAGGTCTAGAAGATAAAACTACATAattaaataaaaatgatagttCAGGGGATTGTACCCCTTCCCCACGCTGGATTGGATTTCAGGCAACCACAGCAGACCACAATCCTGTACCGTCATCATTTATCGACAAATGGTTACTGTTTATCTATATGGATTGCTTATCACGTCACAGTTCATTTGACACATTGATGAATAGAATGCAGAGCCAGGTAACTTAGACTGGGTCTTAGCTAATATTCATGTACAATGGTCAATGGACTTTCCGCAGCCCACATGGCCACATGTCACTACGTCAGATCAAAAGTGACAAAGGGCAGATACAATATCTCTGATATAACacacctaggccttgtttagattgcaagttttttcattctctctccatcacatcaaatctttggacacatgcatggagtattaaatgtagataaaaaaataactaattacacagtttgattataaattacgagacgaatcttttgagcctagttaggccatgattggacaataattgttaaatacaaacgaagtgctacagtatcattcctaaccccaatctaaacaaggccctataaACCAATCACCAACCAGTGGCTTTATCGAGCTATCTCCTCTCTGACGAGGTTGTGTGTAGGTTCAGCGTATGTCAGGTCAACACCTGGCATGGAAAATGGAACGGAGACctggaacaaagcaagattattgTATTCTTCAGTCCATATTTGCAGAAATCGACTAGTTGACACATCAGATGAGTCCCGTTACACATCATTCACAAGTCCGAGCCCATTACCTGGGCCACCATGTTCCTAAACCATGAACATGACAGGGAAATACCTTTTATAAGTGTTTAAGATTCATAATGTTGTGTCCCACAGGTGCAAGTGAAAAGGCCCATTAATGTCGAGTCACAGCTAAAAGGAGGATCTTGAACCGAAAGGCTCAacagaacttttttttttttgccattggTCAGCAGTTTCGTATTAAGGAACAGTAAATTACTGCAAACAGCTTTGAGATTTAAAGAAAACAAACTCGTAAGGTGATGAGGCAAGCATGGCATTATTGATGCCAAATAGTCAACTTTACATATCATGGATCAACAAGGCCATACTGAACTCAAAAGGTCAAATTGCCACATTAGCGGTACCGAaaacataagccaaatttcagcgaataaacagtgttttcctctcataacaaatcagcataagccaaatttcagcgaaacgaacaggaccTAAAGCATCTGTGCGTTTCCTTCCCCGCATGTGTTAGTAAGTATGGTTAGGTTTTGAATGTAGTTACACAAATATGTGTCGATGAGTACATAGCAGAAAGGATCTTTTAGTTTTTGTTACTCTTCTGCTCCACACTAAGTGGCAGATTATCAAACCCACATCTCCAACACACAGTTGACATTCATCTTGTCATATAAATGTGCATATTTTTCTAGATTATTTGAGATTCCAAAACCTTCACAAGTATGCATGAAAGGGAAACATGTACCGGAACCAAATGTATACAGGTAGTTTGGTTTCAGGTTTGAACCAACCACGTGTTTGTTTTACTTTCCTCTCCACTCTCCATCATCCTATTTCCTGAAATGGGGAAAAGAACCGGTTATGCACTAGGTGTCTTCATTATATTATTAGCAAAACCTATATTTTTCACTCATCAGAACCTTACAATGTACAAAAGCAACTATAAGCTTGTCACCAACTGCATCGTCAGCACCTTGTGCTAATCAATTAGCAATAGAAAGTGTAGTAGGAAAGGAAAGCATTGGCACCTCCTCATTGGCTGGGCTGAAAGCTCCAGCTGTTCTGCTCATGCCCATTCCTTTGTCAAGAAAGCAGGCTTTGCTTTTGTTCCTGATGAGGCGATGATGAGTATGCAGCATCAAGTGCTGATTCGGTTACGCCACATTGTTCCCTGGAATAAAGTTGCCTTTTTGGTGGCTTCACCTTATAAATGCCCCCATATGGCTCAGACTCTGAGCACGCAGGCATCAACTTCTCACAGGCAAAGAGAAGTCTCCTAGCATCAAAGCAGATTTGTAGATAGAgcttctccaagcaatggagAGTTTCACCCAGGAGCACGTCATTGGAATTCCATTGACTTCGTTTGCATATGTCGATGAGGAAAGACAAGGAAAACCTTCCTGTTCTGCCTTGGTTCATAAAAAAAGTAAGAATCTCGCAACCTGATTTCCCAGTTCTtccttcacaaaaaaaaaaaaaaaaaaactttctgtGCCCATACTGACTTGATATCCTTTCGATGATACAGATAAGAAGAGTTCCTTCATTTATCGAATGAACAAACTGGGCCATAAAACAGATAACTACATGCAAGGGTTCAAAGAACACTGTAAGAATCCAACCATTgtcctttttcacaaacaaagttGTGTTATGTTGATATAAAAATAAAATGTTCATCACTAATAAATCTTTTTTCTTTGCAGTAACTCTGGGACCAAAAATTTCAGAAACTATAAAAGGGAAACTAAGCTTCGGTGCAAAGGTTCTCCAAGCTGGCAGTATTGATAAAGTCTTCAGAGAATACTTTGCAGTCGATAAAGATGAGAAACTACTGAAGGCTTTCCAATGCTATCTTTCAACCACAGCTGGTCCAATAGCTGGAATGCTTTTCATCTCAACTAAGAAGATTGCTTTCCATAGTGATAGGCCTTTGAATTTCATGTCTCCCAAAGGAGGCAGTACAAGGGTGCCTTACAAGGTAATTGAAGCAAAATCTCTTTCTcaatatgtgtacctgaagtttATCAGATAGAAAATGTGGCCTAAAGATATCGGACATACTTGAGTTAAAGCTAATAAAATATGTACCTTCTGCAGGTGTTGATCCCCACAAAGAGGATAAAGAGTGCTTCAGTGCGGGAAAATTTATACAATCCAGACGAGAAGTATATTGATGTAGTTACTGTTG harbors:
- the LOC136538915 gene encoding putative GEM-like protein 8; this translates as MNKLNLKTDSYMQGFKQHLTLGPKISETIKGKLSFGAKVLQAGSIEKIFRQYFVVEKDERLLKAFQCYLSTTAGPIAGMLFISNEKIAFHSDRPLSLACPKGERTRGALQGVDPRKKNKDCFRERKFVQS
- the LOC136538916 gene encoding GEM-like protein 7, with the protein product MESFTQEHVIGIPLTSFAYVDEERQGKPSCSALVHKKNKKSSFIYRMNKLGHKTDNYMQGFKEHLTLGPKISETIKGKLSFGAKVLQAGSIDKVFREYFAVDKDEKLLKAFQCYLSTTAGPIAGMLFISTKKIAFHSDRPLNFMSPKGGSTRVPYKVLIPTKRIKSASVRENLYNPDEKYIDVVTVDGFDFWFMGFVSYEKSFKYLQHVIPELR